The Amaranthus tricolor cultivar Red isolate AtriRed21 chromosome 6, ASM2621246v1, whole genome shotgun sequence genome has a segment encoding these proteins:
- the LOC130814546 gene encoding pentatricopeptide repeat-containing protein At1g08070, chloroplastic: MATISTAVLLSPLHFLQNSDPPYNLLQSQPSLSLLSNCKNIQTLKQIHSQIIKTGLHNTQFALSKIIEFCAINPSGDLSYAVSIFKSIDNPNTLIWNTLIRGHSLSSYPINAIDFYIQMLFSDVCPNSYTFPFVLKSCAKLGSSHTGKQVHGHVLKLGLDADPFVHTSLINMYAQNGDLICARQVFDKSSLRDPISYTALITGYSSKGYLENARKVFDEMPVKDVVSWNAMIAGYVQSNQFDESIAFFEEMLRAEVMPNESTMLSIVSACAQSSKLEFGKWVRSWIDANGFGTNLKVVNAMIDMYAKCGDPTTAWSLFEGLPQKDLISWNVMIGGYTHGSLYKDALCLFREMLELHVVPNDVTFLNVLPACAHLGALDYGKWIHACIGRNFNHLTTNTALFTSLINMYAKCGDIEAAKQVFDSMESRSLASWNAMLSGLAMHGDATHAIDLFSRMVNEGFKPDDITFVGILSACTQAGLVDLGREYFNSMVQDYKIPPKIHHYGCMIDLLARAGLFDEAEALMDTMPIEPDGAIWGSLLAACKLHKKVEMAEKVAKRLFELEPNNPGPYVLLSNVYANASRWDDVARVRTRLNDLGMKKVPGCTSIEINSIVHEFLVGDKLHPQSEAIYEMVDEVDRLLSLNGHVPDTSEVLYDMDEEWKEGALSHHSERLAIAYGLISTKPGTTIRIVKNLRVCGNCHSATKLISKIFNREIIARDRSRFHHFKDGQCSCMDQW, from the coding sequence ATGGCTACCATTTCAACTGCAGTTCTCCTTTCTCCTCTTCATTTCCTTCAAAATTCAGACCCACCTTACAACCTCCTTCAATCTCAACCATCTCTTTCTCTACTCTCCAATTGCAAAAACATTCAAACCCTAAAACAAATTCATTCACAAATTATCAAAACAGGCCTCCACAATACCCAATTTGCTctaagtaaaatcattgaatttTGTGCCATAAATCCCTCTGGAGATCTGTCGTATGCAGTTTCAATATTCAAGTCGATTGATAATCCAAATACTCTTATTTGGAACACTCTAATTAGAGGGCATTCTTTGAGTTCTTACCCAATTAATGCTATAGATTTTTATATTCAAATGCTCTTTTCTGATGTTTGTCCAAATTCTTATacttttccttttgttttgaagAGTTGTGCAAAATTGGGAAGTAGCCATACAGGGAAACAAGTTCATGGGCATGTTTTGAAACTCGGGCTCGATGCGGATCCATTTGTACATACTTCTTTGATCAATATGTATGCGCAAAATGGGGATTTGATTTGTGCACGACAAGTGTTCGATAAAAGTTCTCTGAGAGATCCTATTTCTTATACAGCACTTATTACTGGGTATTCATCAAAGGGTTATTTGGAGAATGCACGTAAGGTTTTCGATGAAATGCCTGTTAAAGATGTCGTATCGTGGAATGCCATGATTGCAGGATATGTTCAAAGCAATCAATTTGATGAGTCTATAGCGTTTTTTGAAGAGATGTTAAGGGCAGAGGTTATGCCTAATGAGAGTACCATGCTTAGTATAGTTTCAGCTTGTGCTCAATCGAGTAAACTTGAGTTTGGGAAGTGGGTTAGATCTTGGATTGACGCAAATGGTTTTGGAACAAATCTTAAAGTTGTTAATGCGATGATTGATATGTATGCAAAGTGTGGTGATCCTACAACTGCTTGGAGTTTGTTCGAGGGATTACCTCAAAAGGACTTGATTTCATGGAATGTGATGATTGGTGGGTACACTCATGGGAGCTTGTATAAAGATGCTTTATGTTTGTTTAGAGAAATGCTAGAACTTCATGTTGTTCCAAATGATGTTACCTTCTTAAATGTTCTTCCAGCTTGTGCTCATTTAGGCGCTCTTGATTATGGAAAATGGATTCATGCATGTATAGGCagaaattttaaccacttaactACGAACACTGCTCTGTTTACAAGCCTAATTAACATGTATGCAAAATGTGGTGATATAGAGGCCGCAAAACAGGTTTTTGATAGCATGGAAAGTAGATCCCTAGCTTCATGGAATGCCATGCTTTCTGGACTAGCCATGCATGGAGATGCAACCCATGCTATTGATCTTTTCTCGAGGATGGTGAATGAAGGATTCAAACCGGATGATATCACATTTGTGGGTATTTTATCGGCTTGTACTCAAGCTGGTTTGGTAGATCTTGGTCGTGAATACTTCAATTCTATGGTCCAAGATTATAAAATTCCGCCAAAGATACATCACTATGGCTGCATGATTGATCTACTTGCGCGAGCAGGGTTGTTTGATGAAGCAGAAGCCCTTATGGATACTATGCCAATTGAACCAGATGGTGCTATATGGGGTTCTCTTCTTGCAGCTTGTAAGCTCCACAAGAAGGTTGAAATGGCTGAAAAAGTTGCCAAACGTCTTTTTGAACTAGAACCCAACAACCCTGGGCCTTATGTCCTTCTGTCAAACGTGTATGCTAATGCAAGTAGATGGGATGATGTAGCTAGAGTAAGAACGAGGCTAAACGACCTTGGAATGAAGAAAGTTCCCGGCTGTACTTCAATCGAAATCAATAGCATTGTTCATGAGTTTCTTGTGGGGGATAAACTGCACCCACAAAGCGAAGCAATATATGAGATGGTGGATGAAGTTGATAGGCTTCTATCCTTGAATGGTCATGTCCCTGATACATCTGAGGTGCTTTATGACATGGATGAGGAATGGAAAGAAGGGGCATTAAGTCATCATAGTGAGAGGTTAGCAATCGCCTATGGGTTGATTAGCACCAAACCAGGAACAACTATCAGGATTGTTAAGAACTTGAGGGTATGTGGAAATTGTCATTCTGCTACAAAGCTCATATCAAAGATTTTCAACAGGGAGATAATTGCCAGAGATCGTAGTCGTTTCCATCATTTCAAAGATGGGCAGTGTTCATGTATGGATCAATGGTGA
- the LOC130814547 gene encoding early nodulin-93-like, with the protein MEKNMAESPLEQRLAMAKRCSHEGVVAGAKAAVVAGFATAMPTIASARMLPWARANLNPTAQALIISTVAGAAYFIVADKTVLKSARQNSFNQDGKHTIKP; encoded by the exons atggaaaaaaatatgGCAGAATCCCCCCTTGAGCAAAGGCTAGCCATGGCAAAACGCTGCTCTCATG AGGGTGTTGTTGCTGGAGCAAAAGCTGCTGTTGTTGCTGGATTTGCTACAGCAATGCCAACT ATAGCAAGTGCAAGAATGTTACCATGGGCTAGGGCTAATCTCAACCCCACTGCACAAGCCCTCATAATTTCAACTG TGGCAGGAGCAGCATATTTCATTGTAGCTGACAAAACTGTGCTAAAATCAGCACGTCAAAACTCCTTCAACCAAGATGGAAAGCACACCATTAAACCATAA